The Paenibacillus sp. FSL R7-0345 DNA segment TTCCGCGCAGAGTGCTGGACGGGGAGATCGGGTATGACAATCTGGATGCCGGATGGGTAGATCCGTACGATCCCTGGGATGTGTCGCGGGCTTTTATCCGCGGCCGTGAATGGGTCAGGGAGGGGTATGCAGAGGGTGCGCATTATTTTGCAGTCTCGTCCATGCTCGGGGTCCGGGAAGGCGGCCGGATCGAAGGAGACACTACAATTACACTGGAGGATTATATTGAAGACCGGCCTTCACCGGAAGTGATCTGCCGCAGCTATTCCCATCTGGATAATCACGGCTTCGATACAGGGAATGAAAGTGAGTTCAGCCAGCTGTGGATTGCGGTCATGGGCTTGTTCGTCAAAGGCCTGTGGTGCGATATTCCATACGGGGCGCTTTTGCCTGCCGGTATCGGAAATCTGCTGGTGGCCGGACGGGCCTTGTCTGTAGACCGGGATGTGGGAATGGGTGTACGGATGCAAAAGGACATGCACAAGGTTGGCGAGGCGGCAGGGGTTGCCGCTGCAATGAGTAGCCGTTCCGGCTCTGCACCGCGTGAGCTGGACCGTTCCGTGCTGCAGAAGCGGCTGGTCGAACGGGGAGTGCTGGAGGCTGAGGAGCTGGAGCGGACTCATGGCCGGAATCTGCGCTTTAAGCGCGGTGAGCTGGCTGGTGTGGAGCTGGGAAGGGAGAGCGCCGCTTCGTATGCAGAACAGCTTGCATATTATTTCGAGACGGACGAGCGGTGGAAGGCAATCTGGCTGCTGGCCAGTTCAGCTGAAGCTGCACAAGACCGTCAGGTCACCGTTTTGCTGGAAAGCAAGCTTTATGAAGGCACACCGGAGGCTAGATTCTGTGCTGCTATCACAATGGCTAAGCTGGGAAGAGAAGAAGCCATTCCATACCTGCTGGAACGCATTGCCGCCAGGGATATGAACAAGCTCAGCAATCATCCCAAATGTGTACCGTTCTGGATTGCCTCATTTGTACTGCTGCGTATGCTGAAAAGCACCGCTGGAGTGAGTCAGGCGGCTGCTGCACTTAAAGATCAGCCTGGCGCGGTTCACAGCACTTTTCTACTGGATTACTTGTCTGTTATTTGTCCGGTGCTGAGCGCCGGGGAACGTGCTGAAGCTGCCGGTGCTGTTGAGGTGTGGTTATCATCCGGTGAACTTGGAACGGATTACCGGATGCACGGGGACCGGCCGGAGTCGCTCGGCTGGAGCCTTGAACTCAGAGCGGCAGCGCTGCTGGCAAGTTTGAACGGGGAGCAAGGGAGGGACATTGGAGGTGCGGCGGCTGCTGCGGCCGATCCGCGGGGGTATGTCCGCAATGCGGCAGTGCGGCTGCTTCCTTGGAGTTTTAGAGAGAGTGTGCCTGAAGATGGGGCTGTCCCGCTGCTCGGTGAGTTTGATGTTGCAGTGATTGGTGCCGGGACCGCAGAGGTTATCTGTGCGGCAACGTTGGGCCGTCAAGGCAGGAAAGTGGTGCTGATTGCTGACGGAAGTGCTTTGATGACTGAGGTTACGAAGTCCAGAGTGACCTATTTTAAAGGGCTTGACGAGTCTGCTGGCGGAGTCGCATACGAGTTGATTGATCTGTTGCGACAAGAAGGAGCGTGGAACGGAGAGCAGCTGGAGCCTGTATTGGTGCAACTGGCGGCGGACCAGCTTTTGCAGAATGCCGGGGTAAGCGTTCTGTATGAGGCACGTTGTCTGGAGGAGCAGAGGGCAGAAGGGCGGAATCTAGTTGAGATCGCCTATAAGAACGGCAGAGGGCTGGTTGCCGCCGGCAGAATTATTGGGCAGACTTATCGGACGGGAGTTAAAGTGCAGGCCGTTTCAGGTACATTGACTGCGGTTTTGATAGGCTCCGGGTCATTTGGAGAGTCGGCAGACTGTGCCTGGATGGAATGG contains these protein-coding regions:
- a CDS encoding FAD-dependent oxidoreductase: MGQSKSVRTEVLVVGGGTAGCVAAIAAVEEGAKVILIENDTALGGVATRGGIHRYYYGSPGGLQEEIDRRTSEAAAIFGGKTKGFHPDAKRVMLAALCREKGIEVHLNSVVYEVIKEDENVAGVRVLSPAGRLEIRAGVTIDGTGNAHLVRMAGGRLRYGRELDGVYHNYSFIPRRVLDGEIGYDNLDAGWVDPYDPWDVSRAFIRGREWVREGYAEGAHYFAVSSMLGVREGGRIEGDTTITLEDYIEDRPSPEVICRSYSHLDNHGFDTGNESEFSQLWIAVMGLFVKGLWCDIPYGALLPAGIGNLLVAGRALSVDRDVGMGVRMQKDMHKVGEAAGVAAAMSSRSGSAPRELDRSVLQKRLVERGVLEAEELERTHGRNLRFKRGELAGVELGRESAASYAEQLAYYFETDERWKAIWLLASSAEAAQDRQVTVLLESKLYEGTPEARFCAAITMAKLGREEAIPYLLERIAARDMNKLSNHPKCVPFWIASFVLLRMLKSTAGVSQAAAALKDQPGAVHSTFLLDYLSVICPVLSAGERAEAAGAVEVWLSSGELGTDYRMHGDRPESLGWSLELRAAALLASLNGEQGRDIGGAAAAAADPRGYVRNAAVRLLPWSFRESVPEDGAVPLLGEFDVAVIGAGTAEVICAATLGRQGRKVVLIADGSALMTEVTKSRVTYFKGLDESAGGVAYELIDLLRQEGAWNGEQLEPVLVQLAADQLLQNAGVSVLYEARCLEEQRAEGRNLVEIAYKNGRGLVAAGRIIGQTYRTGVKVQAVSGTLTAVLIGSGSFGESADCAWMEWSHSGNRLSMRLRPGYYPEEAYLDVHWSWEAAETAGTGELLVLPAVEHLRQQGLISEHAALAYIADEPWPEGLSDILEAAGGDRTEQLWIAEQITAGAAASAIG